One stretch of Miscanthus floridulus cultivar M001 chromosome 18, ASM1932011v1, whole genome shotgun sequence DNA includes these proteins:
- the LOC136524699 gene encoding uncharacterized protein translates to MEAPRFLNEIFPQDQADLSWVPEGMDPNSSYRLAVRVGAYVKFTDDGGREYCQSMPCVLQGSTDAPANQIIAQPPLDIASSLVEPSVQNNAEVAWVDDDIEYVGLDDEDSVSDSSDCEVYGDVDCVGLEDELVVEDAQGCETIIHATDLENPTIKVGVTFTDSTTFKKAIRQYAIKGEYEIAAPYSEAKRYRGYCKADGCKWRIHTSQLQDGRTWQIKKIPVDHTCQSTGKVEKNCMATNHWVRDRVLDWLAKDATIGAKALQKRLQEQYHLQLSYWVVWDGRNMALEQLKGRWDDSFAHAFIFKAEVERTNPGSLVDIEYEQDRKKMKFTRMFVAFKASVDGFLNGCRPFLGVDSTHLTGKWKGQLASATAIDGNNWMFPVCYGVFGSETTENWAWFFSRLHQAIGSPLGLVISTDAGKGIDSVVTKVFKSGVEHRECMRHLVANFQKRFRGEVFEKHLWPACRAFQRHRFEEHYNLMYEACPEAMKWIHDNHKHLWTRHLFSEASKCDYVTIT, encoded by the exons ATGGAGGCCCCACGATTCCTCAACGAGATTTTCCCCCAAGATCAGGCAGATCTTTCATGGGTTCCTGAGGG GATGGATCCCAATTCGTCCTACAGGCTTGCTGTGCGTGTGGGTGCTTATGTGAAATTTACTGATGATGGTGGTCGTGAGTACTGTCAG AGTATGCCTTGTGTGCTGCAGGGAAGCACCGATGCCCCAGCCAACCAAATTATTGCACAACCTCCACTTGACATTGCATCATCACTTGTAGAGCCTTCAGTTCAGAACAATGCTGAAGTGGCATGGGTGGATGATGATATAGAGTATGTTGGGCTGGATGATGAGGATTCAGTATCTGATTCATCTGATTGTGAAGTGTACGGTGATGTAGATTGTGTTGGTTTAGAGGATGAATTAGTTGTGGAGGATGCACAGGGTTGTGAGACAATTATCCATGCAACTGACCTAGAGAACCCAACAATAAAAGTCGGTGTAACTTTCACGGATAGTACTACTTTTAAGAAGGCTATTAGGCAATATGCAATAAAAGGCGAATATGAAATTGCAGCTCCCTATTCTGAGGCAAAAAGATATAGAGGCTATTGCAAAGCTGATGGGTGCAAGTGGCGGATACATACTTCACAATTGCAGGATGGAAGGACTTGGCAG ATAAAGAAGATTCCTGTTGATCACACTTGTCAAAGCACAGGAAAAGTTGAGAAGAACTGCATGGCGACAAATCATTGGGTCAGGGACAGGGTTCTTGATTGGCTTGCAAAGGACGCTACAATTGGGGCTAAAGCATTGCAGAAAAGGCTACAAGAACAGTACCATCTACAATTATCATATTGGGTGGTGTGGGATGGAAGAAATATGGCTTTGGAACAACTCAAAGGGAGGTGGGATGACAGCTTTGCACATGCTTTCATATTCAAGGCTGAGGTAGAGAGGACCAATCCTGGCAGTTTGGTTGACATTGAATATGAGCAAGATAGGAAGAAGATGAAATTTACCAGAATGTTTGTTGCCTTCAAAGCTAGTGTGGATGGTTTTTTGAATGGTTGCAGGCCTTTTCTTGGTGTGGACTCCACCCATTTGACTGGGAAATGGAAGGGTCAACTTGCATCTGCGACTGCTATTGATGGGAACAATTGGATGTTTCCAGTGTGTTATGGTGTGTTTGGATCAGAGACAACTGAAAATTGGGCTTGGTTTTTTAGTAGACTTCATCAAGCTATTGGATCACCTCTAGGCCTAGTGATATCAACTGATGCAGGCAAAGGAATTGATTCTGTTGTTACTAAAGTCTTCAAAAGTGGGGTTGAGCATAGAGAGTGCATGAGGCACTTAGTTGCAAACTTCCAAAAGCGATTTCGAGGCGAGGTCTTTGAGAAGCACTTGTGGCCAGCATGTAGAGCTTTTCAAAGACATAGGTTTGAAGAGCACTACAATCTGATGTATGAAGCATGCCCTGAAGCTATGAAGTGGATACATGACAACCATAAGCATCTCTGGACAAGGCACTTGTTCTCTGAAGCAAGCAAATGTGACTATGTGACAATAACATAG
- the LOC136521921 gene encoding U3 small nucleolar RNA-associated protein 18 homolog, whose product MSLISQNAVQKRRLRKNEADDGNDEDIGSPTSIDAEVGKEVKLKNHNKERKKKRTKMLESQQNKEEEEMRQLESSLFGSLYAPLEFGTEVGAAVVAPDQDAPLFFTDRSAAGGVDHFPIYEEDMAHEDEEDVVGVKGRRPVWVDEEEERTEVDIVKVSRLRKLRKEEDEHLISGKEYEARLRGQHAKLNPFTGWADMDRKTSLPVASDSESDDEGCVDDILQNNDELVVKDTVLLLPGMLEFSRLVDANIQDPSSGPINSVQFHRNGQLMLAAGLDKHLRFFQIDGKRNPKIQSIFIGDCPVHKASFLPDGSEVILSGRRKFFYSFDLVNAAVSKIGPLTGREEKSLESFEISPDSRTIAFVGNEGYILLISAKTKQLIGTLKMNGSARSLAFADGGNQLLSSGGDGHVYHWDLGTRKCIHKAFDDGSLAGISLCTSQDSSLFATGSTSGIVNVYKRDDFLGGKRKPLKTIENLTTDIGEMKFNHDAQILAISSRKERNGMRLVHIPSFSVFQNWPGPRFSLHYPRCLDFSPGSGFLSVGHAGGKVLLYKIHHYKNA is encoded by the coding sequence ATGAGCTTGATATCCCAGAACGCGGTCCAGAAGCGCCGCCTCAGGAAAAATGAAGCTGATGATGGCAATGATGAGGACATTGGCTCTCCGACCTCCATAGATGCAGAGGTTGGAAAGGAAGTAAAGTTGAAGAATCACAATaaggaaaggaagaagaaaaggacTAAGATGCTGGAATCCCAGCAGAACAAAGAGGAAGAGGAGATGCGGCAGCTGGAGAGCTCATTGTTTGGTTCCCTTTATGCGCCACTGGAGTTTGGCACTGAGGTAGGCGCTGCAGTAGTAGCTCCTGACCAGGATGCGCCTTTGTTTTTCACAGATAGATCCGCTGCTGGTGGCGTGGATCATTTTCCTATATATGAGGAGGATATGGCCCATGAGGATGAGGAAGACGTGGTGGGTGTCAAGGGGAGGAGGCCTGTATGGGTGGATGAGGAGGAAGAAAGGACAGAAGTGGACATCGTGAAGGTTTCAAGGTTGAGGAAGCTAAGAAAAGAGGAAGATGAGCATTTGATTTCAGGGAAAGAGTATGAGGCCAGGCTGCGTGGTCAGCATGCCAAATTGAACCCCTTCACTGGCTGGGCTGATATGGACCGGAAAACTTCTCTTCCTGTCGCATCAGATAGTGAGTCTGATGATGAGGGTTGTGTCGATGATATCCTTCAGAATAACGATGAGCTTGTTGTCAAGGATACTGTCTTGCTCTTACCTGGGATGCTGGAGTTCTCAAGGCTCGTTGATGCCAATATCCAGGATCCATCAAGTGGTCCTATCAATTCAGTGCAGTTTCATAGGAATGGGCAACTGATGCTTGCTGCAGGTTTGGACAAGCATCTCAGGTTTTTCCAGATTGATGGAAAGAGAAACCCCAAGATCCAGAGCATATTTATTGGGGACTGTCCAGTACACAAGGCCTCATTTCTACCTGATGGCTCTGAGGTGATCCTATCAGGAAGGAGAAAGTTCTTCTACTCATTTGACCTGGTGAATGCTGCTGTTAGCAAGATTGGACCTTTGACAGGGCGTGAGGAGAAAAGCCTGGAGAGCTTTGAGATATCCCCTGATTCGAGAACCATTGCTTTTGTTGGTAATGAAGGGTACATCCTTCTTATTTCTGCCAAGACAAAGCAGCTCATTGGAACCCTCAAGATGAACGGAAGCGCGCGTTCACTGGCTTTTGCGGATGGTGGAAACCAGCTGCTGAGCAGCGGTGGAGATGGCCATGTTTACCACTGGGATCTCGGAACAAGGAAGTGCATCCACAAGGCTTTTGACGACGGTTCCCTCGCTGGCATTTCGCTTTGCACCTCGCAGGACAGCTCTTTGTTTGCCACAGGCTCCACCAGCGGCATCGTGAATGTGTACAAGAGGGATGATTTTCTTGGCGGGAAGAGGAAGCCACTTAAGACGATTGAAAACCTGACCACTGACATCGGCGAAATGAAATTCAACCATGATGCCCAGATCTTGGCGATCAGCTCAAGGAAAGAGAGGAATGGGATGAGGCTTGTGCACATCCCGTCGTTCAGCGTGTTCCAGAACTGGCCAGGGCCTCGGTTCAGCCTTCACTATCCACGGTGCCTGGATTTCAGCCCTGGCAGTGGGTTCTTGTCTGTCGGACATGCGGGTGGAAAAGTCCTGCTATACAAGATTCACCACTATAAAAACGCATGA